TTATATTTCGTCAACAGAaggagaaaaaacaaaaaaaaaagttgtcttCTTTGGTTCATTAGAGGGTTGCTCGTCGTCTAGATTGATGTGGTCGATGTCTCCATCGTCGCTGTCGTATACGTCTACGACAGCGTCTCTATTGTCGTCAACGTCATTGTTGTCTACATTTTCGACGTCACATTTACACACTCCAAATCCAAATGGTTTTTTGTGAGAGAATTCATTTGTTTGTGTTTAAATTTGTCACTAATCAAAGAGTAAAACCTTCACCGGAGAAGATACAATGGTCGgagaaaataagagaaaatagagaggatgagaagaaaaaaacaaagaattgaTTTAGTTGGAGATGAAATCTGGACCactgaaattatatatatatcaatagaTCCAATGGTCATAATGTGGTGGTGGATATGTGTCATATTTAGCTTTTTTCGACTGAATCATGGCCACTGGATTAGTAAAGAGAATCAAAGGCTAATATTAAATcccacccaaaaaaaaatatcatatttagttAGTGTAATGGTCAGTTGGTGTCATACTTATTAAATTAGTTATGGTTAGAGTTGAATTCACAATATTATCCATATGTTCTTTAAAGAAAAGTGCTCTACTAAATAGAAGTGTCttagagtaaaaataaaaagtaaaaaagtgTCATACGATGTAAatctttctaaaaataatttattaagatGATTATTCCGTGTAAAGCGCATGTCACACTTAATTTTATAGTATAACTTTTGAGTACtagtcttaatttttttaatatcatatGCAAATATTATTTGCAGCTATTGGATGCAATGTTCTCCAGcttttctttttaaacagaACAATTTTATCTACTTTGTTTTGCCTTTTCTTCCTAATCTTTTTTAACACTTGTTCGTTTTGGACGAAAGACAAGGATACAAAGAATACAGTATTCTCGCGATTGCTATAACTGAAAATGATGGTATTTTTGTCTACCTTCTATAGGAAACGCATTTCATTCTGCTTCTTTATCCTTTTATTTCActtataaaaacatgtttttaccGCTCCTCTTTGCCCAAATTGGTTAATATACTACGGAGAAGCCCACATGGCTGAGCAAATAGAACCctgcttctattttttttataattctaacaGTTGTCTCCACAAGATACCTACATTTTATAATGAAATTAAAAGAGTTAAAGTTAAAAAAGAACCGGACAGAGATCAACGAGCTGTTCATTCCACTACCGATAAACAACAAATCCACCGTTCGTAGATACGAGCTGTTCATTCCACTACCGATAAACAACAAATCCACCGTTCTTAGATACGACGACAGGTGTCTCTGGACACGCACACGTATAGCTGCAAAATGGGCGGATTGATCATTGGTTGCGCATGTCCAAATACAAATGAATCTATTTTGGTGGCATCTATTTGTTCATCTGAATTATAAATGGACAAAAATCACAAGACCAATAGGTAATGGGCGATAGTGGGTTTAGACTATGTAGACGTGGTCAATCCAATAGTCACAAAAAACTAGGGTTTCTAAAATTTGAGTTTTCTCgctaaaaccgtaaaattgagtttttctgcTAAAATCTTAATAtcaagtttttccgccaaagccgtaaaatcaagttttccgctaaaaccgcaaaatcgaatCTTTCCATCAAAATcggaaaatcaagttttcccacTAAAATCTTAATATCGGGTTTCGCACAAAAATCGGAAAATCAGTTTTTTCCGCAAAAAcagcaaaatcgagtttttccgctaaAATCACAAAATCGAATTTTCCGGTCAAAATAGGAGAATTGAGTTTTTATGttaaaccgtaaaatcgagttttccagtcaaaattgaaaaatcaagtttttctgttaaaccgtaaaatcgaggtTTTCTGCTAAAATCagcaaatcgagttttcctgccaaaattaGAAAATCGAGTTGTTTTGTTAAATCCGTAAAATCGAGGTTTTCCGCTAAAATCAGAAAATCGAGTTATTCTGCCAAAATtggaaaatcaaaattttccgtcaaaaccgcaaaatcgagtttttcgctaaaaccgcaaaatcaagttttcccgccaaaattggaAAATCGAATTTTTCCGTCGGAACAACAAAATCAATTTGGTTTTATGGActtgtatttgtatttgtaggcttataaattgaaatttattttggatTCTATGGCAGTTCATGTAAACATGGGGAATGATGGATTTGGTCAATAATGGACAAGGTATTTAATGGACATGATCATTCTCTAACCACAACCAATAAATGGACAAATGGATATGAGCTAATGAACGTGAACTAGCCCAGTTTACAGCTCTACGCACGTTGCTGACCTCACCACTACTGAACACCTTTTTCAACAGGGTAAATCACTAATCATATTCAATTAAACTTAAATCCAACAATTTCGAATTCGGTATAACCACGGCACATCACTATAAGAATTCAAATCAAGGTGCAATAATCAAACGATAACACAAATTTATTTCTAAACAAACTATTAAGACATAAGTTGATGGAATAACTACCGTCCATCACTAAAATCtcgaattctcaataataaacaaaaatacaaaacgaCCGAAGATGAACAAAAAATCCGTAACAAACCAATTTAAAACACCATACTACAGTAACAAAGTAGCGACGAATACAAATCCCGTAAAAGACCCGGCGGAGAGTGCAGCCGCGTTATTCTCGTTAGCAGGAGTAGATTCGGTCGGGCATGAAGGAGCATTTGCGGCAGGCGCTCCATCGGGGGTAACAGATGTCGGAGGAGCCGGCGGTGAAGCGACGGTGGAGGTGGGTGAACCAACCGGAGGGGAGGTGGGAGCTGCCGTGGGAGTGACGGAGGGCGGCGGAGTGCTGGCGCGTGATGTAGTTGGTGCGGCGGTTCTTGGAGGCTGTGATATTGGAGGAGTGGCGGGAAGAGGAGATCTTGTTGGAGATGGTCCCGGAGCCTGAGCTATTACGGAGGAAGCTATGACAGCGAGGAAGAGGAAAACGACGATGGATTTTGAGGCCATAGCTTCGTACTTTGAGATTAATACAAgaagtagagagagaagaggTAAAAGTTATGTTTCgagaaaagagaagatgaaGTGGCATTATATATTGAAGACTTGGAGAGAGCTACGTGAGATAGCTAGGGGTTATTGTtggttgtattttaatggatttgaaaatccgaactaaatctagtatTATTgattctatgattttaaaatctgtattgaaatcatatgttattggtttaatgattcataaattttatattgttattcaatcctacggatttactaatatatttgattttataatagatttgaatggatttgtttgaatttttttgttaaaaatacaaagattcaAATCCGAAGGAAAATCTCCggatttgtatattttacttggttttataaatactatatggatttctaaatcaatcaaaatatataaaccaataacactccTAAGAGATGTGATGTTTTGTCGAAATTACAAGAAAAGgcaacaagaaaatatttattgtgctgtactaatttatttgataaaatgttTAGTTAGCTGGGGttattttcttccttttcttttcttttttgaatatttgatagttatgtttttttgttgtttactCATTTTTATCAATAACAACCATTTTATTTAGTCAtatataagttaatatattattttattttaatatttgatgtCAATATTgtgtaaaattaataattttattgttcAACATTATTTACATTTGATATATGTTCATATTTgataagtaatatataatattatttgaattgattaaaaataattcaatgatattatttcaatatatatatactatatgatAAGTAAGATTATTTAGATTTCTTacttgttgacaaaaaaaaaaaaattagatttcttATTTAGTTTATGATAACCCGGTTTATATGTGATTCATTGgttttatatataatcatatttggGTTCTCAACGTTATAAAATTCTTTACAAAATATGCAGAAAAAGGTAAATTGATAATTTAATGTTGATccaatttgtttagttgtttgTAATTGAGTTTAATGTAGAAGACTATTctcatcccttatatattaaaagagaatcatcgtaataaatgcattcacactataatacACACGTGGCAgcttcacaatgatttgataataagtatgttaacgcgttcacactatattcataaatatgttcacactatgtactttgcgatttttttaatataaaactcacatacatgATTCTACtaaaactctggatttttcggtttgaataaaaatagataatgaatcgaaagccaaactatatatattatttttattgtttacggataaagttgagaaaaatattcataattttttttcgattcgttatccgttttgatttgaaccaaaaaatttggatatccgtaactctacgaaacaaatcaaatactaaaatacaatatccaaaaaagattcaaatcacaaataccaatattttgaGGAACGAATATCTAATtcgatctgttatatgcatatatatatacatatatgtaaagaattatatatatgttatatatattatactttatatcagttttacaatatttttatgaattaaatttaatatatttggcactagaatataaaaagttaaataatgttttatttttgtaacaaaatgttattattaaaaaaattaattatttttaaaattttattttatttgcggatcaaatcggatattccttacaattctaaaacatttcggatatccgagtcaccgaatatctaggtggctaaagatcgaatcaACATGAATGCTTCCACATACCCAGATATTCGATCTGTGCCCACccctatttacggatacaattttattttctttatatgtaaaaaaatgactaatatcaaggccttttttattttaaattaattttaattttatctttcaagtattattttgaacaaaaatgtcatttaatattaattaaaaatatctttatatatttctcaactatttttatatactttttacatacacatacatgtgcaccttgatgtgagaaccttgtaactaagtatttaccacaactgaagtatctaatttttttgaaagttgaaatattttttcttaatgtttctttcactaccgaccaaattgtagtgaaatgatttgtcttaataatttttttttctttttcttaaactattatctgtttagaaactattggttcgacataTCGGCTAtcaaaaattcataacatgaaaataaacaagtaatattaaattttggtttttaccgggaaataaaaccaaaaagatcaaacattttaaagaaataaacttaaatgaatattaatttaaaataatagttatattttagaagattaaaagccaaaaaaaaacttataaccGAACCATTATCCAGATTAAACtgatttaatgtctttttattaaaaataacgaaactaataatcacattccgcgcaaggcgcgggttattacctagtatatattaaaagagaatcatTTGTCATTATTCTGTTCACACTATATTCTCCACGTGTCAGTTTCACATCGATTTTAATTTGAGTATGCTGACGTGTTGGTCTCACAATCATTTAACAATTAATGCGTTcacatactaatttttttagCTCCACCATAGACAATTTAATATGTtcacactatttttttaatcagcTTTGTTTTAGTTCCTGCATTTTTAACTTTTGTATTAGTGAATTGAATTTCTCTCTGTACAACTGctaaataatatcattttgaaaaaaaaatttataaaatcattaagATTAACATCACCTAAAATGCTAGAGTGAGAATGTTTTTAGAACTTGAATGTTTTGTATCTTGCCGAACTTAGCCATGGTTGAGGCTTCTGTACGAAGAGAATAAATAATTGTAATTGCATTAAAAAAACTGAGGTAAAAAATACCACACACAAAGTCAGATCTTTAATTTAgctaaatattaattttctatatGGAGTTTTCATATTAGAGCAAGAATTAGAAACATAATCAGATTACTAGAAAAATCAGAATTCAGAAAAatcattaaaagaaaagaaaattcgtGAAATCGATGGAAAAGAATTATATGTGCCGAGTGAAGAGATCACATTATTTTCACGCAACTCTAACACTTTTCACTTTTCACGAAAAGAAAATACATGTATTGTGtctttattatatttaccaagactttttataaaaaaatacacgTTATTGGTTATAGACTATGCCAATTTTGTAACATGCCCAACAATTTTGACATGAAGCCCAACAATTTTTATTGGTATTTCTTAAAGTATGGTCCAATAATTATGTATGTTAAATAAGTccataatatttgttttacatttattttatttttctttatattagtCGAATAAAGTAAGTATGGGTAAAATATCtggatccgaagaaccgaacctaACTAGATTTGAAAGTTATactaaacacaaactaaaaCAGATTTACTCAGAtggatctaaaattttaaaatccaaataACCAAAACTCGAATCTGatccaaacaaaaatattttggataccaaaaatatctaaatcacaattacatagttaaatatgttaattattttaaattttatacctattagatattcaaaaacatgaaaatatctaaaaatttcaACATAGTCacaagtaaatatctaaaaaaaccaaaaaaatattcaaaacaatgagaatatttatttgttctacatccaaatatttaaactgaactattttttatgcaaatttaaatattattttatgttcggATTTTGAGGAATTAagtatatttagatttttgttaaaaaaatacataattaaaatggaTACCCGAACTTgaatccgaaccaaacccgcaatgattcgaaccaaatccaaaccaaaatttgtaaTATGATTGAAATTTCTAACTCTAAAAATTTGAGATCCGAGTAGATTAACTGAATCCAAACAGATATATGAATATCCAACCCCAAAAAAAGCTATACAGCAAATCTCTCATTACAACATAcaataaataatctaataaaCTATTTCACTCCGCGTACAACGCGGATTACTACACTAGTATATAGTGTATGGTTAACCAGTTTGCATGATAACCGCTTATATAGGGCTCATTAAGTTAATAAAATTGGATAGACATTGGTTtccataaaaattaataaagattGCTCGTTTGATGATCAAGGATAGTTAATACGATAATTTACGTGCATCAATATTTACCTGCAAATTAATATTGATTAGTATTGGTTAGAAGAATAAATAATGTATTGGAGGGAAGTGGTTATGCTAAAAATCAGGAATCTATATGATAGACTAGGGTAGGCCCGCCCTACAGGTGGGTAAACAAATGAAcaactaatataaatatatttaaaatatttaacttattttcaactgaaattaaattaattttcatgttttttattaaaacaatttatcaatttatttgaatatttattttaaaaaccataaacttatttatttattaaaagtttaatagaaaattattattttgctaTAGTTTTAGTCTAACTACAGATGATTCaaattgtttgtatttttattttatgttctgtgttttaacttttaacaaaGAAATACTGCATATCGTAGCTTTAGTCACTGaataacccaaaaaaaactttagtcTTGTACCAAAAAGGCATTGGTCGTTTCTTAATAAAGTAATTAACTCTCGCTATGTTGTGGGCATGTTTATTATGTtaatctctctctaaagcttcgtgttgttttcatgtttattaTGTTAATCTCTCTTTCGTATTGTATACAAACCTAACGTCTTTTCTAAGACATCCACGCAAGGCACAAAGCTCATCACCATCGAGCTCAAACGCTATTTTGAAACCCAGTTCATGGGTTTGTACTTTAATTGATCTGATATGACCTTTTTTTGTTTACCAATGTAACTcaatcaaatctttttttacTCTCTTAATAGTTTAGAAAATCTCTTCTCTCAAGATTGACCCTCTTGAAGTTAAACCATTTATGTTGGATGTACAATCAGTTTCAAACTGCACTCTAGAAAATCTGCATAACTATCTTATGTATATCAGTGACACATTTTTTTCTATCATTTAAGCATGGAAAATAATCAATCAAAGTGGAGACTaatcggtttaaaaaaaaaaaagtggagaCATCACAATGTGGTCAACACaactagggctgttcaatatggcaaaaccgaaccgtaccgaaccaaaccgaaatagataatatggtttggatttggtatataccatacaaaccgaatggatatgatttttaaaaaaccgtaggatttggatatggttcggtatataaccgataaaaccgaataaaccgaataaaaccgatcaaaaaatagaaacatgtaaatatgtatatattttataacaacgtatgaaaatcataagttaatttttttgctaataactattaccatattttttacagtaataaaatagtcctgatttgtaaaaaacttgaactataattaaataacaattcatcgcaaatatgcttcttattttcttagtcttcttttgatctttttgctttaatttagcattgactaaattgaaataaagattataaatttgatgataacaattagtggaaattcttcacaattttttttatctataaacgaatagattttcgtgtttaatagaagaaacatgactttgatgaacgctaaatatgaaagaatataataacttattttttgtgctccgtgcttctgttttatttttttatttttttatttttattatcaaaattttgagctttgattttaattatagatttgattattttattagatgatagaaacattttttatttttttattcttttatttaaacttataatatttattaataaatgaatgtgttgacaacaagactgtaaaattcatataatatgatcccaaaataaaaaaatatgttttttggtataaaaccgaataaaccgaaaaccgacggtatataaaccgaacagaaccgaagtaaatatggatttagaatggtagttatattttactaaccgaaataccgaaaaaccgaaaaaaccgaactgaaaccgaaccgatatccggattgaacacccctaaacACAACTCTTAAACAAAGAGCGTGTGGCTATTCTCCCTATTTTG
This genomic stretch from Brassica napus cultivar Da-Ae chromosome C9, Da-Ae, whole genome shotgun sequence harbors:
- the LOC106422121 gene encoding classical arabinogalactan protein 10-like; translation: MASKSIVVFLFLAVIASSVIAQAPGPSPTRSPLPATPPISQPPRTAAPTTSRASTPPPSVTPTAAPTSPPVGSPTSTVASPPAPPTSVTPDGAPAANAPSCPTESTPANENNAAALSAGSFTGFVFVATLLL